From the unidentified bacterial endosymbiont genome, one window contains:
- a CDS encoding type B 50S ribosomal protein L31 codes for MKPNIHPAYRTVVFHDTSANEYFKVGSTIKTDRVIELDGETFPYITIEVSSKSHPFYTGKQKTFSTDGSAARFRKRFGGFLNVKRG; via the coding sequence ATGAAACCTAATATCCATCCAGCCTATCGCACTGTGGTGTTTCACGACACCAGTGCAAATGAATACTTTAAAGTCGGTTCGACCATAAAGACCGACCGCGTCATTGAACTCGACGGTGAAACGTTTCCGTACATCACCATTGAGGTCTCGTCAAAATCGCATCCGTTTTATACCGGTAAACAGAAGACGTTTTCCACGGACGGCAGTGCGGCACGCTTCCGCAAGCGTTTTGGCGGTTTTCTTAACGTGAAACGAGGCTAA
- a CDS encoding YczE/YyaS/YitT family protein has product MVRRLVQLYIGLVLYGVSTAMFVRADLGADPWNVFHLGVAKLFQMDIGAIMILTGAAVLLLWIPLRQRPGLGTLSNVIVLGIAADAALAMIPELSSLTARIMLLISAVIVNAIATGMYIGAGFGAGPRDGLMTGLHARTGWSVRSIRTAIEVSVLLVGCLLGGSFGVGTVLYALTIGPLIQLCLPWFRQKPRNKHIVQPERVV; this is encoded by the coding sequence ATGGTACGTCGCTTAGTTCAGCTTTATATCGGGTTAGTGCTCTATGGTGTATCAACGGCCATGTTTGTTCGCGCAGATCTGGGGGCCGATCCGTGGAATGTGTTTCATCTGGGGGTGGCAAAATTGTTTCAGATGGATATTGGGGCCATCATGATCCTCACCGGCGCCGCAGTGTTGCTGCTGTGGATCCCGCTTCGTCAGCGTCCAGGGCTTGGGACCCTCAGTAACGTCATTGTGCTGGGTATAGCAGCCGATGCAGCGCTGGCTATGATCCCTGAGCTGTCCTCATTAACGGCTCGCATTATGCTGCTGATTTCTGCGGTGATCGTGAATGCGATTGCCACAGGGATGTATATCGGAGCCGGTTTTGGGGCCGGACCCCGGGATGGCCTGATGACCGGTCTACATGCGCGAACAGGCTGGTCGGTGCGCAGTATCCGTACCGCCATTGAAGTGTCCGTCCTGCTGGTGGGTTGCCTGTTAGGCGGCTCGTTCGGCGTGGGAACGGTGCTGTATGCATTGACCATTGGCCCGCTGATCCAGCTCTGTTTGCCATGGTTTCGCCAGAAACCACGAAACAAGCATATCGTCCAGCCGGAGCGGGTTGTTTAA
- a CDS encoding PLP-dependent aminotransferase family protein: MSSRRFGSQSLVRLIGHWQQPTSRLPLWRQLADALRLIVLDGRLALNTRLPGERELAAALAVSRTTVSSALAHLREEGYLESRHGSGSRVILPDTRPVPTLSAASVALDLSTAALNAGPEIHQAYTHALTVITSHLALTGYDRLGLPALREAIAGRYTARGLPTRADEVMVVNGAVSGFALVLRMMTGPGDRVVVDHPTYPLAIAAIQGALCRPVGVALPESGWDTDGFAATLAQTAPRLAYLMPDFHNPTGRCMDLTTRQTIADIAARTRTTLVVDETMVDLWFDSPPPPPLASFNPDATVITLGSAGKSFWGGLRLGWIRASSRTIATLAQMRDTLDLGSPLLEQLATQWLIENSETFLPARRKMLTERRDRCGALLREHFPHWTFQQAEGGLSYWIALPDMQATQLAARAETLGINLGTGTRFGLSGAFDRYLRMPFSLEPAELEQALLRIKPLWLTINNSTLSVKRSLV; encoded by the coding sequence ATGTCATCTCGCCGTTTTGGAAGCCAGTCTTTGGTACGCCTTATAGGCCACTGGCAGCAACCCACCTCCCGGTTGCCGCTTTGGCGTCAACTGGCCGACGCATTACGCCTGATCGTCCTCGATGGCCGGCTGGCCCTCAATACGCGCTTACCGGGTGAACGGGAGCTGGCCGCTGCGCTGGCGGTAAGCCGTACTACCGTCAGCAGTGCGTTAGCTCACCTGCGGGAAGAGGGTTACCTGGAGAGCCGTCACGGCAGCGGTTCCCGGGTGATCCTGCCGGACACTCGTCCCGTCCCCACACTCTCGGCGGCAAGCGTTGCTCTGGATCTTTCTACGGCCGCGCTCAACGCCGGGCCTGAAATCCATCAGGCTTATACTCATGCCCTCACGGTAATCACTTCGCACCTTGCGCTAACGGGATACGATCGGCTTGGTTTGCCGGCGCTGCGTGAAGCTATTGCCGGACGTTATACCGCGAGAGGACTGCCTACACGGGCGGACGAGGTGATGGTGGTCAATGGCGCGGTGAGCGGTTTTGCCCTGGTACTGCGCATGATGACCGGCCCCGGAGACAGGGTCGTCGTTGACCATCCGACTTATCCCCTGGCGATAGCCGCTATTCAGGGCGCGCTGTGTCGGCCGGTGGGTGTAGCATTGCCTGAAAGCGGGTGGGATACCGATGGCTTTGCCGCCACGCTGGCCCAGACCGCGCCACGGCTGGCCTATCTGATGCCGGATTTTCACAATCCGACGGGGCGCTGCATGGATCTCACCACGCGCCAGACAATCGCCGACATTGCCGCGCGGACCCGCACCACGCTGGTGGTGGATGAAACCATGGTCGATCTTTGGTTTGATTCGCCACCGCCACCGCCGTTAGCCTCATTTAACCCGGACGCGACGGTCATCACGCTCGGCTCGGCGGGGAAAAGTTTCTGGGGCGGGCTTCGTCTCGGCTGGATCCGGGCATCGTCCCGCACTATCGCAACGCTTGCACAGATGCGCGATACCCTGGACTTAGGATCACCGCTGCTGGAGCAACTGGCGACGCAGTGGCTTATCGAAAACAGTGAGACGTTTTTACCTGCGCGACGAAAAATGCTAACTGAACGCCGTGACCGGTGCGGAGCGCTGTTGCGGGAACATTTTCCGCACTGGACATTCCAGCAGGCTGAGGGTGGACTTTCATACTGGATAGCCTTGCCGGATATGCAGGCAACGCAGCTTGCCGCACGGGCGGAAACGTTGGGGATCAATCTGGGGACCGGTACGCGGTTTGGTTTGTCTGGCGCTTTTGACCGCTATTTACGCATGCCCTTCTCGCTTGAGCCGGCAGAACTGGAGCAGGCGTTACTGAGGATTAAGCCGCTGTGGCTCACCATCAATAACAGCACGCTGTCCGTTAAACGAAGCCTGGTATAA
- a CDS encoding MGMT family protein, which yields MDEYDAFPQRVWHIVASIPVGYVTTYGEVARLAGSPRAARMVGGVLRRLPQGSSLPWHRVVNRHGAISLTGPDLQRQRQALLSEGVQVSGTGEIDLQTYRWVY from the coding sequence ATGGACGAGTATGACGCTTTCCCGCAACGTGTCTGGCACATTGTGGCGTCGATCCCGGTAGGCTATGTCACCACCTATGGGGAGGTAGCGCGTCTTGCCGGTTCACCTCGCGCAGCCCGCATGGTCGGCGGCGTGCTGAGACGCTTGCCGCAAGGGAGCTCCCTACCCTGGCATCGGGTGGTGAATCGACACGGCGCTATCTCGCTGACCGGACCGGATTTACAGCGCCAGCGTCAGGCTTTACTGTCAGAGGGGGTGCAGGTATCCGGGACCGGAGAGATAGATTTGCAGACGTATCGCTGGGTTTACTGA
- a CDS encoding LacI family DNA-binding transcriptional regulator: MKAITLYDVARLAGVSYQTVSRVINDAAHVSARTRDKVLQAMAELHYVPNRGAQQLAGKRTHTLGLITTDLALHAPSQIASTVKSRASEQGASVLISMVEHPQQCLVAVQELLSQRVEALLVNVPLDDPDAEQLNALASPVPVLFLDVSPCAQVNSLAFDAAQGARLGAEHLFALGHQHIALLGGPERSVSARARLLGWKTALAKAGHEAVAVEHGDWSAASGYEKGHRLLSGAHLPDAILVANDQMALGVMRACAERGVAIPGQISLVGFDDTADSAWFSPPLTTVRQAFREAGERSVEWLLAPTPADKCWQVQLPVTLIARHSTAPRAADRVDRDDLARQLKFLAVLAEKIARG, encoded by the coding sequence ATGAAAGCGATTACCCTTTATGATGTCGCCCGCCTTGCGGGGGTTTCCTACCAGACCGTTTCCCGTGTGATTAACGACGCGGCGCACGTTTCCGCCCGCACGCGGGATAAGGTGCTGCAGGCGATGGCGGAGCTGCACTACGTTCCTAACCGTGGCGCGCAACAGCTGGCGGGTAAACGCACCCACACGCTGGGGCTAATCACCACCGATCTGGCCCTGCACGCGCCATCGCAAATTGCCTCGACGGTAAAATCCCGTGCCTCAGAGCAGGGCGCAAGCGTACTTATCTCAATGGTGGAACATCCGCAACAATGCCTGGTTGCGGTGCAGGAGCTACTGTCCCAGCGCGTGGAAGCCTTGCTGGTGAATGTTCCGCTCGACGATCCTGACGCCGAACAGCTCAATGCCCTGGCCTCGCCCGTTCCGGTGCTGTTTCTGGATGTTTCACCCTGCGCGCAGGTCAACAGCCTGGCGTTTGATGCCGCACAGGGCGCGCGCCTTGGCGCTGAACATCTGTTCGCTCTGGGGCATCAGCATATTGCGCTGCTCGGTGGCCCTGAACGTTCAGTCTCTGCCCGCGCGCGTCTGCTGGGCTGGAAAACGGCTCTGGCGAAGGCCGGGCATGAGGCCGTCGCGGTGGAGCATGGCGACTGGAGTGCCGCATCCGGATATGAAAAAGGCCACCGGCTTTTATCCGGTGCGCATTTACCTGATGCCATTCTGGTGGCGAACGATCAAATGGCGCTGGGCGTGATGCGGGCCTGCGCTGAAAGGGGGGTCGCCATACCCGGCCAGATATCACTCGTCGGGTTTGATGATACTGCCGACAGCGCCTGGTTTTCGCCCCCGCTTACCACCGTGCGTCAGGCTTTTCGTGAGGCGGGAGAGCGAAGCGTGGAGTGGTTGCTGGCACCCACTCCGGCGGACAAATGCTGGCAGGTACAGCTGCCCGTTACGCTTATTGCCCGGCATTCAACCGCTCCCCGTGCCGCCGATCGGGTCGATCGCGACGATCTGGCGCGGCAGCTAAAATTTCTGGCGGTATTAGCGGAGAAAATTGCGCGCGGGTAA
- the maa gene encoding maltose O-acetyltransferase, with protein sequence MSTEKQKMIAGEYYRPGDETLRADRQNARQLIHRYNHTAPNEKTERQTILAMLLGQSDGAYIEPSFRCDYGYNIYLGKNFYANFDCVILDVCPVYIGDNCMLAPGVHIYTATHPLDPIERNSGLEFGKPVHIGNNVWIGGRAVINPGVTMGDNVVVASGAVVTKDVPANVVVGGNPAKIIKTL encoded by the coding sequence ATGAGCACAGAAAAACAGAAGATGATTGCGGGTGAATACTATCGTCCCGGTGATGAAACCTTACGGGCCGATCGGCAGAATGCCCGTCAACTGATTCACCGTTATAATCACACAGCTCCCAATGAGAAAACAGAACGCCAGACAATCCTGGCGATGCTACTCGGGCAAAGTGATGGGGCATATATAGAACCGAGTTTTCGCTGCGATTACGGCTATAACATTTACCTGGGTAAAAATTTCTACGCAAACTTTGATTGTGTGATACTGGATGTCTGTCCTGTCTATATCGGCGACAACTGTATGCTGGCGCCGGGCGTTCATATCTACACGGCAACCCATCCTCTGGACCCGATTGAACGTAACAGCGGTCTTGAGTTTGGTAAACCCGTACACATTGGCAACAATGTCTGGATTGGCGGGCGCGCCGTGATTAACCCCGGCGTGACCATGGGTGATAACGTGGTCGTGGCGTCCGGTGCAGTCGTGACCAAAGACGTTCCGGCAAACGTCGTCGTTGGCGGGAACCCGGCTAAAATCATCAAGACCCTGTAG
- a CDS encoding beta-galactosidase produces the protein MSTASPLTLSTLLARRDWENPGVTQWNRLAAHAPFQSWRSPSCARDNTGSASRRSLNGIWRFHFYPAPEHVPEVWITEDTAAAVATPVPSNWQRQGFDTPIYTNVTYPIPVNPPSVPTENPTGCYSLTFEMDNAWLQGGHTRIIFDGVNSAFHLWCNGQWIGYSQDSRLPAEFDLSAALRPGQNRLAVMVLRWCDGSYLEDQDMWRMSGIFRDVSLLHKPETHIADYHHVTELNCEGDRAVLKVEVALAGSRFTECEVAMTLWRNGEKCASATQCPGSAIVDERGNWAERLTMTIPVDAPALWSAETPELYRLTLALVDGEGNLLEVEACDVGLRQVEISNGLLKLNGKPLLLRGVNRHEHHPENGHVMDEATMRRDIELMKQHNFNAVRCSHYPNHPLWYSLCDRYGLYVIDEANIETHGMVPMNRLSDDPRWLPAMSERVTRMVQRDRNHPSIIIWSLGNESGHGANHDAMYRWLKTTDPTRPVQYEGGGANTAATDIVCPMYARVDQDQPFPAVPKWGIKKWIGMPDETRPLILCEYAHAMGNSFGGFAKYWQAFRSHPRLQGGFVWDWVDQALTKMDENGAPFWAYGGDFGDKPNDRQFCLNGLVFPDRTPHPALYEAQRAQQFFTFRLVSASPLVVEIQSDYLFRNTDNELLRWSVARDGTVLACGEVTLSIPPQGVQRLALSLPELAAGRDELWFNVEVLQAQATMWSPANHRCAWEQWPLPAPLAIAPPVQAGVTPRFTQTDEVLELCHQHQRWQFNRTTGNLTQWWCNGAQTLLSPLIDNFTRAPLDNDIGVSEATRIDPNAWVERWKAAGMYNLTPRVVLCEGKQREDDAVVTSLHAWEYGGKIQFLSRKVWRVDAHGVLHVEVEVEIASDIPEPARVGLSVQLSRTPETACWLGLGPHENYPDRKLAAQQGRWTSPLEEMHTPYIFPTENGLRCDTRELKLGSHQIQGLFHFSVSRYSQQQLQETTHHHLLREEPGCWLNLDAFHMGVGGDDSWSPSVSAGFILQKRQLRYTLSWRQNA, from the coding sequence ATGTCTACCGCTTCACCGCTGACTCTTAGCACACTTCTGGCGCGTCGCGACTGGGAAAACCCCGGCGTGACGCAATGGAACCGTCTGGCGGCGCACGCGCCATTTCAAAGCTGGCGTAGCCCCTCTTGCGCCAGAGATAATACGGGATCCGCAAGCCGGCGTTCTCTCAACGGGATATGGCGCTTTCACTTTTATCCCGCCCCTGAGCACGTTCCAGAGGTCTGGATAACGGAGGATACCGCCGCCGCCGTCGCGACGCCCGTGCCGTCAAACTGGCAGAGGCAGGGATTCGATACCCCTATCTACACCAACGTCACCTATCCGATCCCTGTAAATCCGCCCTCCGTTCCGACAGAGAATCCCACCGGTTGTTATTCGCTCACATTTGAAATGGATAATGCCTGGCTGCAAGGCGGACACACGCGGATTATCTTTGACGGGGTGAACTCGGCGTTTCATCTGTGGTGCAATGGTCAGTGGATCGGCTACTCGCAGGATAGCCGGCTGCCCGCCGAATTTGATCTCTCTGCTGCCCTGCGCCCCGGACAAAATCGCCTGGCGGTGATGGTCCTTCGCTGGTGTGACGGTAGCTACCTTGAAGATCAGGATATGTGGCGAATGAGCGGTATTTTCCGCGACGTGTCACTTCTGCATAAACCGGAGACCCACATTGCGGATTATCACCACGTCACGGAGCTAAACTGCGAAGGTGACAGGGCAGTGCTGAAGGTTGAGGTCGCGCTGGCCGGTTCTCGTTTCACCGAATGCGAGGTGGCCATGACGCTTTGGCGCAACGGCGAAAAATGCGCCAGTGCGACGCAATGTCCGGGGTCAGCCATTGTCGATGAGCGGGGGAACTGGGCCGAGCGGCTTACGATGACGATCCCTGTCGATGCCCCAGCGTTATGGAGCGCTGAAACGCCGGAGCTCTATCGCCTGACCCTTGCGCTTGTGGATGGAGAGGGGAATTTACTGGAAGTTGAAGCCTGTGACGTAGGCCTGCGCCAGGTTGAAATCAGCAACGGCCTGTTGAAGCTCAACGGTAAACCTCTCCTGCTCCGTGGCGTGAACCGTCATGAGCACCATCCTGAAAACGGGCATGTAATGGATGAAGCAACGATGCGCCGCGACATCGAACTGATGAAACAGCACAATTTTAACGCCGTGCGTTGCTCGCATTATCCGAACCACCCGCTGTGGTACAGCCTGTGTGACCGCTACGGGCTCTATGTTATCGATGAAGCCAATATCGAAACCCACGGCATGGTTCCGATGAATCGTCTTTCTGACGATCCTCGCTGGCTGCCCGCCATGAGCGAGCGCGTTACCCGGATGGTACAGCGCGATCGTAACCACCCCTCAATTATCATCTGGTCGCTGGGCAATGAGTCGGGTCACGGTGCTAATCACGACGCCATGTATCGTTGGCTAAAAACGACCGATCCGACGCGCCCGGTACAGTATGAAGGCGGCGGAGCCAATACCGCCGCCACCGACATTGTTTGCCCGATGTATGCTCGCGTCGATCAGGATCAGCCTTTCCCGGCCGTGCCTAAGTGGGGAATTAAAAAATGGATCGGCATGCCCGATGAAACGCGCCCGCTGATCCTGTGTGAATATGCCCACGCGATGGGCAACAGTTTCGGTGGGTTTGCTAAATACTGGCAGGCGTTTCGTAGCCACCCGCGCCTGCAGGGAGGATTTGTCTGGGACTGGGTTGACCAGGCGCTCACTAAAATGGATGAAAATGGCGCGCCCTTTTGGGCCTACGGGGGGGATTTTGGTGATAAACCCAACGACCGTCAGTTCTGTCTGAACGGGCTGGTATTTCCCGATCGCACGCCCCATCCTGCGTTATACGAGGCGCAGCGCGCGCAGCAGTTTTTCACCTTCAGGCTGGTGAGTGCCTCTCCACTGGTGGTTGAGATACAGAGCGACTACCTGTTCCGTAATACAGATAATGAGTTGCTGAGATGGTCGGTTGCCCGCGACGGAACGGTGCTGGCCTGCGGCGAGGTAACGCTTTCCATTCCCCCCCAGGGCGTGCAGCGCCTGGCGCTCTCGCTGCCGGAGCTGGCGGCCGGACGGGATGAACTCTGGTTCAACGTGGAGGTGCTTCAAGCACAGGCGACGATGTGGTCGCCGGCCAACCATCGCTGTGCGTGGGAGCAATGGCCGCTGCCTGCTCCGCTGGCTATTGCGCCACCGGTTCAGGCGGGAGTGACTCCGCGCTTTACGCAGACGGATGAGGTGCTGGAGCTGTGCCATCAGCACCAGCGCTGGCAGTTTAACCGGACGACGGGAAACCTGACGCAATGGTGGTGCAACGGTGCTCAAACATTGCTTTCGCCGCTGATAGATAATTTTACCCGGGCGCCGCTGGATAACGATATTGGCGTGAGCGAGGCGACGAGAATCGATCCGAATGCGTGGGTTGAGCGTTGGAAAGCGGCGGGGATGTATAATTTAACGCCTCGGGTGGTGCTGTGTGAAGGTAAGCAACGGGAGGACGATGCGGTCGTCACCTCGCTGCATGCATGGGAATATGGTGGCAAAATACAGTTCCTGAGCCGCAAAGTCTGGCGGGTGGATGCGCACGGTGTACTGCATGTTGAAGTTGAGGTGGAGATTGCCTCTGATATCCCTGAGCCTGCGCGCGTGGGTCTGAGCGTTCAACTTTCTCGTACGCCGGAAACGGCCTGCTGGCTCGGGCTGGGGCCGCATGAAAACTATCCTGACCGAAAGCTGGCGGCTCAGCAGGGGCGCTGGACATCGCCGCTGGAGGAGATGCACACGCCGTATATTTTCCCAACGGAAAACGGCCTGCGCTGCGATACGCGTGAGCTTAAATTAGGTTCACACCAGATACAGGGCCTGTTCCATTTCTCAGTGAGCCGCTATAGCCAGCAGCAGTTGCAAGAGACCACTCACCATCATCTGCTGCGCGAGGAGCCGGGCTGTTGGCTCAACCTCGATGCGTTCCACATGGGCGTGGGCGGGGACGACTCGTGGAGCCCGAGCGTTTCAGCGGGATTCATTCTGCAAAAACGTCAGCTTCGCTATACCCTAAGCTGGCGCCAGAACGCGTAA
- a CDS encoding EAL domain-containing protein, which translates to MKSRHLISLVTGVLIFSVLVPICLSVWLAHRQAEEKFVDSLDNYASRVLIRTDKVVGQAKDALTSLQSPDFAPCSRMHLREMRRVAFSFRYIQEVIYVEGLTPLCSSLEQVSNAKPFPPAMRVTSDGYSAWLTTHNDLAVNHYMAVLGKGHYMVMIDPDSLVDVIPFGELRTDAALIGHGNNIIFARSNTLEPHIRTLLEHQSLTRLQYKGSMYVAKSASDLGFSVVAWSALTPLQESWHKQLLFWLPFGMLISLLAALFMLRILRRIQSPKNRLQDAINSRNIVVHYQPIVALASGKIVGAEALARWPQPDGSNLSPDIFVPLAEQTGLISQLTRLIVEKVFEEMGNWLHLHPEQHISINLAPADLISGKLPPLLSERLNKWQVQPGQIALELTERGFADPKVSAPAIAALRRAGYAVHIDDFGTGYSSLSYLQDLDVDTLKIDKSFVDALEYKNVTPHIIEMAKSLNLAMVAEGIETEGQLAWLHRHGVQYGQGWYYSKALAQVEFIQWAENNLESHAVT; encoded by the coding sequence ATGAAAAGCCGACATCTTATCAGCCTCGTGACAGGCGTCCTGATCTTTTCTGTGCTGGTCCCGATCTGCCTCAGCGTCTGGCTGGCTCACCGCCAGGCGGAAGAAAAATTCGTAGATTCGCTGGATAACTACGCCTCACGCGTGCTAATCCGTACCGACAAAGTCGTTGGACAAGCGAAGGATGCCCTTACATCACTGCAATCCCCTGATTTTGCCCCCTGCAGCCGTATGCATCTGCGCGAGATGCGTCGGGTCGCATTTTCGTTTCGTTATATTCAGGAGGTAATTTACGTTGAGGGTCTGACTCCCCTCTGCTCCTCGCTGGAACAGGTCAGCAATGCTAAACCTTTTCCCCCCGCGATGCGCGTGACATCAGACGGTTACAGCGCCTGGCTAACGACACACAACGATCTCGCCGTTAACCATTACATGGCCGTTTTGGGTAAAGGCCACTATATGGTGATGATCGATCCGGACTCACTGGTCGATGTCATTCCTTTTGGCGAGCTTCGTACCGATGCCGCGCTGATTGGTCATGGCAATAATATTATTTTTGCCCGCAGTAACACCCTCGAACCGCATATTCGCACCCTGCTGGAACACCAGAGCCTGACGCGTTTGCAATATAAGGGTTCAATGTACGTGGCAAAGTCGGCTTCCGATCTGGGCTTTAGCGTGGTGGCGTGGTCAGCATTAACGCCGCTACAGGAGAGCTGGCATAAGCAGCTTCTTTTTTGGCTCCCCTTTGGCATGCTGATAAGCCTGCTCGCCGCGCTCTTTATGTTACGGATCCTGCGCCGCATCCAGTCGCCGAAGAACCGTCTTCAGGATGCAATTAACAGCCGTAATATCGTGGTTCATTATCAGCCCATCGTCGCCTTAGCCAGCGGAAAAATAGTGGGAGCTGAAGCCCTTGCCCGCTGGCCACAGCCTGACGGTAGCAACCTTTCGCCCGATATCTTTGTCCCGCTGGCTGAACAGACAGGTCTTATTTCACAGCTGACCCGGTTAATCGTTGAAAAGGTTTTCGAGGAGATGGGCAACTGGCTACACCTTCATCCGGAACAGCATATTTCCATTAATCTCGCGCCCGCCGATCTCATTTCAGGCAAGCTGCCGCCCCTGCTGAGTGAGCGGCTGAACAAATGGCAAGTCCAGCCCGGGCAAATCGCGCTTGAGCTTACCGAGCGCGGTTTTGCCGATCCCAAAGTCAGCGCGCCGGCCATTGCCGCCCTCCGCCGCGCTGGTTATGCCGTTCATATTGATGACTTTGGTACAGGCTACTCCAGCCTCAGCTACCTTCAGGACCTGGACGTCGATACTCTAAAAATTGATAAATCTTTCGTGGATGCGCTGGAGTATAAGAACGTGACGCCGCACATCATTGAAATGGCAAAATCACTCAATCTGGCGATGGTGGCGGAAGGCATTGAGACGGAAGGTCAGCTCGCCTGGCTGCACCGCCACGGCGTGCAGTACGGCCAGGGCTGGTACTACAGCAAGGCGCTGGCGCAGGTCGAGTTTATTCAGTGGGCCGAAAATAACCTCGAAAGCCATGCGGTCACCTGA
- a CDS encoding YlaC family protein: MTEIQRLLTATINDLNIREKRDNRPRFSISFIRKHPGLFVAMYAAWLATLVVMLTSATLVDSVWLLVVLFVVFNAFFFFDVNPRYRYEDIDVLDFRVCYNGEWYNTRYVPPELIDTILHSPAVDTTLKQKLQKMVSTKGELSFYDVFTLSRPATA, from the coding sequence ATGACCGAGATACAGCGCCTGCTTACCGCCACTATCAACGATCTCAACATCCGCGAAAAGCGCGACAATCGCCCGCGCTTTAGCATTAGCTTTATCCGCAAACATCCGGGTTTGTTTGTCGCCATGTACGCCGCCTGGCTGGCAACGCTTGTGGTAATGCTGACCTCCGCCACGCTGGTAGATTCCGTCTGGCTTCTGGTGGTGCTGTTTGTGGTGTTCAACGCGTTCTTCTTTTTCGACGTTAACCCTCGTTATCGCTACGAGGATATCGACGTGCTTGATTTTCGCGTCTGTTACAACGGCGAGTGGTATAACACACGCTATGTGCCACCCGAGCTGATCGACACCATTCTGCACTCCCCAGCCGTGGATACGACGCTTAAACAAAAGCTGCAGAAAATGGTCTCCACCAAAGGCGAGCTCTCTTTCTATGATGTGTTTACGCTTTCACGCCCTGCTACGGCATAA
- the ykgO gene encoding type B 50S ribosomal protein L36 — translation MQVLNSLRSAKQRHPDCQIVKRKGRLYVICKSNPRFKAVQGGKKRG, via the coding sequence ATGCAGGTACTTAACTCATTGCGCAGCGCAAAACAGCGTCATCCGGATTGCCAGATAGTGAAACGCAAAGGACGTCTGTACGTTATCTGCAAATCGAACCCGCGCTTTAAAGCCGTCCAGGGGGGTAAAAAAAGAGGCTAA
- the tomB gene encoding Hha toxicity modulator TomB codes for MDEYSPKRHDIAQLKFLCESLYHDCLANLDESNHGWVNDPTSAINLQLNELIEHIATFALNYKIKYNEDNKLIEQIDEYLDDTFMLFSSYGINVQDLQKWRKSGNRLFRCFVNASRANPVSLSC; via the coding sequence ATGGACGAGTACTCGCCAAAAAGGCATGATATCGCGCAGTTGAAATTTCTCTGCGAATCCTTGTACCATGACTGCCTTGCCAATCTTGATGAAAGTAACCATGGCTGGGTGAACGATCCAACGTCTGCCATCAATTTACAGCTAAATGAGTTGATAGAGCATATTGCAACCTTCGCACTTAATTATAAAATTAAGTATAATGAAGATAATAAGCTGATTGAGCAAATTGACGAATACCTGGACGACACCTTTATGTTGTTCAGCAGTTACGGCATTAATGTACAAGATTTGCAAAAATGGCGTAAATCTGGAAATCGGCTATTCCGTTGTTTCGTCAACGCCAGCCGGGCTAACCCCGTTAGCCTTTCCTGTTAA
- a CDS encoding HHA domain-containing protein: MTEKPLTKIDYLLRLRRCQSLDTLERVIEKNKYELSDNELAVFYSAADHRLAELTMNKLYDKIPSSVWKFVR; this comes from the coding sequence ATGACTGAAAAACCATTAACCAAAATCGACTATTTGTTGCGCTTGCGACGCTGTCAATCTCTGGACACGCTAGAACGTGTAATTGAAAAGAATAAATACGAGCTTTCTGATAATGAACTGGCTGTATTTTATTCGGCGGCTGACCACCGTCTTGCTGAGCTGACCATGAATAAGTTGTACGACAAAATTCCGTCATCCGTATGGAAATTTGTCCGTTAA